From Candidatus Poribacteria bacterium, a single genomic window includes:
- a CDS encoding type II toxin-antitoxin system Phd/YefM family antitoxin, which produces MMESISISKFKATCLALLDRVKRTGQPILVTRRGEPIAQILPPPPPERPSSWLGSFRDTGKIKGDIIGPALEEGEWEIMNR; this is translated from the coding sequence ATGATGGAAAGCATTTCGATTTCCAAGTTCAAGGCGACATGTCTGGCTTTGCTTGATCGGGTGAAGAGGACAGGTCAACCGATCTTGGTGACTCGCCGTGGTGAGCCGATCGCTCAGATCCTACCCCCACCTCCCCCTGAGCGACCATCCTCCTGGTTGGGATCGTTTCGGGATACCGGTAAGATTAAAGGCGATATCATCGGCCCTGCATTGGAGGAAGGGGAATGGGAGATCATGAACCGATGA
- a CDS encoding type II toxin-antitoxin system VapC family toxin: MGDHEPMRLLPDTHIFIWGLMEPERLSPRVAEVLENPANELWLSPIVIWEVLILAEKGRLELKPDPLRWVRRVLGEIPFREAPFTYEIAIQSRLVDLPHRDPVDR, encoded by the coding sequence ATGGGAGATCATGAACCGATGAGGCTCCTTCCGGACACTCACATTTTCATCTGGGGCCTTATGGAACCTGAGCGGTTAAGCCCTCGTGTGGCTGAGGTGTTGGAAAATCCGGCTAATGAGCTTTGGCTTTCCCCTATTGTGATCTGGGAGGTTTTGATCCTTGCCGAGAAGGGGCGACTGGAGTTGAAACCAGACCCTCTAAGGTGGGTTCGTCGCGTACTGGGAGAGATACCGTTCCGGGAAGCTCCTTTTACCTATGAGATAGCTATTCAGAGTCGGCTTGTCGATCTTCCTCATCGGGACCCTGTGGATCGTT